Proteins encoded by one window of Tunturibacter psychrotolerans:
- a CDS encoding class I SAM-dependent methyltransferase, with amino-acid sequence MTTNTTNQEFFDAKYRENDDPWAFTSNDYEQKRYSEILHALDSRRYKRAFEPGCSIGILTARLASICEHVDAIEISPTAVTLARQHCAHLANVNICCGSLPNDVPAGTFDLVILSEIGYYFDRQELFQVGSDLAGRLEHSGVLLAVHWLGHSADHLLDGDSVHEVLSYLGGLTLEYSARHIGFRIDRWIRG; translated from the coding sequence ATGACGACCAATACCACTAATCAGGAGTTCTTTGACGCGAAGTATCGGGAAAACGACGATCCCTGGGCATTTACCTCAAATGACTACGAGCAGAAACGCTATTCCGAAATCCTCCATGCACTGGATAGTCGTCGCTATAAGCGTGCGTTTGAACCGGGGTGCTCCATTGGCATCTTGACCGCTCGTTTAGCGTCGATTTGCGAGCATGTCGACGCAATCGAAATCTCACCGACTGCTGTAACGCTGGCGCGCCAACACTGTGCGCATCTGGCCAACGTCAACATTTGCTGTGGTTCTTTACCCAACGATGTTCCAGCTGGAACGTTCGACCTCGTCATTCTGAGCGAAATTGGTTATTACTTCGACCGCCAGGAACTCTTTCAAGTCGGATCCGACCTAGCGGGACGCCTGGAGCATTCGGGTGTTCTGTTGGCAGTTCACTGGCTCGGACATTCTGCGGATCATCTTTTGGATGGAGATTCGGTGCATGAGGTTTTGAGCTACCTCGGTGGCCTGACCCTCGAGTACTCTGCGCGTCACATCGGGTTTCGAATAGATCGGTGGATCCGAGGATGA
- a CDS encoding sensor histidine kinase, protein MMQVVSNLIANSIYAMRPGGTLSVSVCDASSEDDGIVLTVEDDGVGIAPKDLPRVFDAFFTTRTTVGTGIGLFVAKQFVEGHGGRISIESSNESKKHGTTLRVFLPLHTAYV, encoded by the coding sequence ATGATGCAAGTGGTCTCTAACCTGATCGCGAACTCAATCTACGCCATGCGCCCCGGTGGTACTCTCTCAGTTTCAGTTTGCGATGCCTCAAGTGAGGATGATGGAATTGTCCTGACAGTTGAAGACGATGGCGTCGGAATTGCACCGAAGGATTTGCCGAGGGTTTTTGACGCCTTCTTTACTACACGGACTACGGTTGGCACCGGAATTGGATTATTCGTCGCCAAGCAATTTGTCGAAGGCCACGGGGGACGGATCAGCATCGAGAGCAGTAACGAATCGAAGAAGCACGGCACCACCCTTCGGGTCTTCCTGCCACTTCATACTGCTTACGTATGA
- a CDS encoding glycosyltransferase: MISDPWHVGILIPARNEEKLLPRCLESVFASLSMLPPCVTTDVIVAVDLSTDLTFQIAKEMTRGRGLAISIESGVVGKARAVAAETAMQRYRGPWNRLWLANTDADCVVPDTWVIEQLLLANKSAEAVAGTVEVDSFEEHGPEVLERFRASYVIGSDGSHSHIHGANLGIRGDVYRNSGGWRELATAEDHDLWHRLRDLGVRRVSVDHTRVTTSGRRTGRAPHGFAEALAAHNEVAA, encoded by the coding sequence ATGATCAGTGACCCATGGCATGTAGGCATCCTGATTCCCGCTCGCAATGAAGAGAAACTTCTTCCTCGTTGCCTCGAATCCGTCTTCGCATCGCTCTCAATGCTTCCTCCTTGTGTGACTACCGACGTGATCGTGGCAGTTGATCTTTCGACGGACCTGACCTTTCAAATCGCGAAAGAGATGACGCGGGGACGTGGCTTGGCGATATCGATCGAATCCGGTGTCGTTGGTAAGGCCAGGGCTGTGGCGGCTGAAACTGCCATGCAGCGTTATCGGGGACCGTGGAACCGTCTGTGGTTGGCAAATACAGACGCGGACTGCGTCGTACCAGACACCTGGGTCATTGAGCAGTTACTCCTCGCAAACAAGAGCGCGGAGGCGGTCGCGGGCACAGTAGAGGTGGATTCATTCGAAGAACACGGTCCTGAGGTACTGGAACGATTTCGCGCGAGTTACGTGATTGGTTCTGATGGCTCGCATTCGCATATCCACGGAGCTAACCTCGGTATTCGCGGAGACGTCTACCGGAATTCCGGCGGCTGGCGGGAACTTGCAACTGCTGAAGATCATGACCTCTGGCACCGATTGCGGGACTTGGGTGTTCGACGGGTGTCTGTCGATCACACCAGAGTGACTACAAGCGGACGAAGAACAGGGCGAGCCCCTCATGGCTTTGCGGAGGCTCTCGCCGCGCATAACGAGGTGGCCGCATGA
- a CDS encoding WecB/TagA/CpsF family glycosyltransferase, producing MSTTPTTHRILGIDFFDGSAKEAIDIMRTKGGLLVVPAAPALKDLDRSPDYRDALLNADLAITDSAFMVLIWNRLQPIPIKRLSGLEYLRDLLLEPDVRQPGNTLWIMASPVSTKRNLDWLAGQGIVIPEDNIYMAPMYGTAPIDDPTLLERLNRLRPQHVIVTIGGGTQERLGLYLKRNLAYRPAIHCIGAAIAFLSGDQVHIPVWADKFYLGWLFRSLAEPKRYIPRYWDARKLLAIMLRNRSRLPKLRSELRS from the coding sequence ATGTCGACAACTCCGACCACTCACCGCATCCTTGGCATCGACTTCTTCGACGGCTCTGCAAAAGAAGCCATCGACATCATGCGCACCAAAGGCGGTCTCCTCGTAGTCCCCGCAGCCCCAGCCCTCAAGGACCTCGACCGCAGCCCCGACTATCGCGACGCTCTGCTCAACGCGGACCTCGCGATCACCGATTCTGCCTTCATGGTCCTCATCTGGAATCGTCTGCAGCCGATCCCCATCAAGCGCCTCTCCGGCCTCGAGTACCTCCGCGATCTTCTCCTCGAGCCAGACGTTCGCCAACCCGGCAACACGCTCTGGATCATGGCTAGCCCAGTCAGTACGAAGCGCAATCTCGACTGGCTCGCAGGGCAGGGAATCGTCATCCCGGAAGACAACATCTACATGGCTCCGATGTACGGCACCGCGCCGATCGACGACCCCACTCTGCTCGAGCGCCTCAACCGTCTTCGCCCTCAGCATGTCATCGTCACCATCGGTGGTGGAACGCAGGAACGTCTTGGCCTCTACCTCAAACGCAATCTCGCCTATCGCCCCGCCATCCACTGCATCGGCGCCGCCATAGCCTTCCTCTCAGGCGACCAGGTTCACATCCCCGTCTGGGCAGACAAGTTCTACCTCGGCTGGCTCTTCCGATCCCTCGCCGAACCCAAGCGCTACATCCCCCGTTACTGGGACGCCCGCAAACTCCTCGCGATCATGCTCCGCAACCGCAGCCGACTCCCTAAACTGAGATCCGAACTGAGATCTTAG
- a CDS encoding SDR family NAD(P)-dependent oxidoreductase: protein MGQMLAVVTGASSGIGYELAKELGRRGYDLIVASAGDRLAPAAAELRASGVQVTEVQVDLAQRDGPQILWKQIMASGRQVDVACINAGVGVGGLFLETSLDEELNMVDLNCASTVQLAKYVVRHMADRNSGRILFTASIAGEMVAPREAVYAATKAFVLSFAHSVRYELKDTKVSVTALQPGPTDTDFFHRAGMDDTEVGQKGKLDSSPADVARQGVDALMDGKDHVYSASMKTKMEGMLANFTPGSVKAAMHEKMATPQDEKKAS, encoded by the coding sequence ATGGGACAAATGTTGGCGGTAGTAACGGGAGCATCGAGTGGGATTGGATATGAATTGGCGAAAGAGTTAGGCCGCAGAGGCTACGACCTGATCGTCGCCTCCGCTGGGGATCGACTCGCGCCGGCTGCTGCAGAATTACGCGCTTCCGGAGTCCAAGTGACTGAAGTCCAAGTGGATCTGGCGCAACGAGACGGACCTCAGATCCTCTGGAAGCAGATCATGGCATCAGGACGCCAGGTCGATGTGGCTTGTATCAACGCTGGTGTCGGAGTTGGAGGCCTCTTCCTGGAGACTAGTTTGGACGAGGAACTCAACATGGTCGATCTGAACTGCGCCAGCACGGTCCAGTTGGCTAAATATGTTGTGCGCCACATGGCAGATCGAAATTCCGGTCGGATTTTGTTTACCGCATCAATCGCTGGAGAAATGGTCGCTCCTCGTGAGGCGGTCTATGCCGCAACGAAGGCATTTGTTCTGTCTTTCGCCCACAGCGTTCGCTATGAGCTGAAGGATACAAAGGTCAGCGTAACAGCTCTGCAGCCGGGTCCAACCGATACGGACTTCTTTCACCGGGCGGGGATGGACGACACGGAAGTCGGCCAGAAGGGGAAATTGGATAGCTCTCCGGCAGACGTAGCACGTCAGGGTGTTGATGCGCTCATGGACGGCAAAGACCATGTCTACTCCGCATCCATGAAGACGAAGATGGAAGGGATGCTCGCGAATTTCACCCCCGGCAGCGTCAAGGCCGCCATGCACGAAAAGATGGCAACGCCACAGGACGAAAAGAAGGCTAGCTAA
- the msrA gene encoding peptide-methionine (S)-S-oxide reductase MsrA — MASSNERAILAGGCFWGMQDLIRSFPGVITTQVGYTGGNIANATYRNHEGHAEAIEIIFDPQQVTYRRLLEFFFQIHDPTTLNRQGNDTGTSYRSAIFFTTDEQKRIAEDTIADANASGLWPGKVVTEVVPASAFWEAEPEHQDYLERIPNGYTCHFVRPNWTLPKRAA; from the coding sequence ATGGCCTCATCGAACGAGCGCGCAATTCTTGCAGGGGGATGCTTCTGGGGAATGCAGGATCTGATCCGCAGCTTCCCGGGCGTGATTACGACGCAGGTCGGATATACGGGCGGCAATATCGCAAACGCGACCTACCGCAATCACGAAGGCCACGCCGAAGCGATCGAAATTATCTTCGACCCTCAGCAAGTCACCTATCGTCGACTCCTGGAGTTTTTCTTCCAGATCCATGATCCTACGACGTTGAACCGTCAGGGGAATGACACCGGCACAAGTTATCGTTCGGCGATCTTTTTCACGACAGACGAGCAAAAACGGATTGCTGAAGACACCATTGCCGATGCCAATGCTTCAGGGTTGTGGCCTGGGAAGGTCGTGACCGAAGTGGTTCCGGCAAGTGCATTCTGGGAGGCCGAGCCTGAACATCAGGATTACCTCGAGCGCATTCCCAATGGATACACGTGCCATTTTGTCAGACCGAACTGGACTCTACCGAAACGAGCCGCTTAG
- a CDS encoding zinc-dependent alcohol dehydrogenase — MKAVCWMGTGKLETLNVPDPTLLNPHDAIIKITRTAICGSDLHLYDGFIPTMEAGDILGHEFMGLIEEVGNDVTNLKRGDRVVVPFTIACGNCLFCRKKLWSACDNTNPNSHLMEAAYGYSGSGLFGYSHMMGGYAGGQAQYARVPFANVGPLKIESDLPDEKVLFLSDIFPTGYMAAENAQIQPGDTVAVWGCGPVGQFTIASAFMLGAGRVIAIDRFPERLKLARSLGAITVDYSEEDVNVLTALKDLTGGIGPDACIDAVGLEAHSTELQGVYDKVKTSLLLETDRPGVLRQAIQAVRKGGTVSIPGVYGGLLDKVPFGAAFGKGITMKMGQTNMHNYMKPLLERIEQGQIDPSYLISHRITLDEAPEMYKVWRDKKDNVTKIVIDPWAEKGSA, encoded by the coding sequence ATGAAAGCAGTTTGTTGGATGGGAACAGGAAAACTCGAGACATTAAATGTGCCGGACCCTACGTTGCTAAATCCGCATGACGCCATCATAAAAATCACGCGGACCGCGATTTGCGGATCTGACCTGCATCTCTACGACGGCTTCATTCCAACCATGGAGGCAGGTGACATTCTCGGGCACGAGTTCATGGGACTGATAGAGGAAGTCGGGAACGATGTGACGAACTTGAAACGCGGAGACCGCGTCGTGGTTCCGTTCACGATTGCCTGTGGAAACTGCTTGTTCTGCCGAAAGAAGCTTTGGTCGGCCTGTGACAACACCAATCCAAATTCGCATCTGATGGAGGCGGCGTACGGTTACTCGGGCTCTGGTCTCTTCGGTTACTCGCACATGATGGGCGGATATGCCGGGGGTCAGGCTCAGTACGCTCGAGTGCCGTTTGCCAACGTCGGGCCGCTGAAGATTGAAAGCGATCTTCCTGACGAGAAGGTTCTCTTCCTTTCAGACATCTTTCCGACAGGCTATATGGCCGCAGAAAATGCCCAGATCCAACCCGGAGACACGGTAGCCGTGTGGGGATGCGGGCCAGTTGGGCAGTTCACAATCGCGAGTGCTTTCATGTTGGGCGCCGGAAGAGTGATCGCCATAGATAGATTTCCTGAGCGACTCAAACTAGCTCGATCACTTGGGGCAATCACCGTCGATTACTCTGAGGAGGATGTGAACGTGTTGACCGCGTTGAAGGACCTTACCGGCGGAATCGGCCCCGATGCCTGTATCGACGCCGTAGGGCTCGAGGCCCATTCAACCGAACTTCAGGGTGTCTACGACAAGGTAAAAACAAGTCTTCTTCTCGAGACGGACCGACCCGGCGTCCTTCGCCAGGCGATACAGGCGGTTCGCAAAGGAGGAACAGTATCCATTCCGGGTGTCTATGGTGGACTGCTCGATAAGGTCCCATTTGGAGCCGCGTTCGGCAAGGGCATCACCATGAAAATGGGTCAGACCAACATGCATAACTATATGAAGCCTCTGCTCGAACGAATCGAGCAAGGCCAGATCGATCCGAGCTACCTCATCTCTCATCGCATCACACTGGACGAAGCACCTGAGATGTACAAAGTTTGGCGGGATAAGAAGGATAACGTAACAAAAATCGTGATCGACCCGTGGGCCGAAAAGGGATCAGCATAA
- a CDS encoding PIG-L deacetylase family protein — MIVPLVFEDEWLAALEDLPVWAPPPKRVVVLAPHPDDETLGAGGFIAAQCLRGTDVVVVAATDGESAYGYDPGLGKIRELEQRNALKRLGVSAENISRLRLPDSDVAAHEARLVEQLLPFVTKDTHLIAPWRGDFHPDHEACGRAAERVAFQTGATLTSYFFWTWHRGATASLDKLTLRSFPLDQRQQKSKSEALKCHSSQLAHDSGEPILPDSLLAPARRPFEVFCIS; from the coding sequence ATGATTGTTCCGCTGGTTTTTGAAGACGAATGGCTAGCTGCTTTGGAAGATTTGCCGGTTTGGGCACCCCCACCGAAGCGCGTAGTCGTGCTTGCTCCCCACCCTGACGATGAAACTCTGGGAGCCGGAGGCTTCATCGCCGCCCAATGTCTTCGAGGCACAGACGTAGTAGTGGTGGCAGCCACCGATGGAGAGAGCGCCTACGGATACGATCCCGGTCTGGGGAAAATTCGTGAGTTAGAGCAGCGAAATGCATTGAAGCGTCTAGGCGTTTCGGCCGAGAACATTAGTCGATTGCGCCTTCCAGATAGTGATGTCGCGGCCCATGAGGCTCGATTAGTTGAGCAACTCCTGCCCTTCGTGACGAAAGACACGCATCTCATTGCTCCGTGGCGCGGCGACTTTCATCCAGATCATGAAGCCTGTGGCCGTGCGGCAGAGCGTGTCGCATTTCAGACCGGAGCAACGCTAACCTCGTACTTTTTTTGGACATGGCATCGTGGGGCGACTGCGTCGCTGGACAAGCTAACATTGCGTTCATTTCCTTTGGACCAGAGGCAACAAAAGAGTAAGTCTGAGGCTCTGAAGTGCCATAGTTCACAACTAGCACACGATTCGGGTGAGCCGATCTTGCCCGACTCCCTGCTGGCGCCTGCGAGGCGTCCTTTCGAGGTCTTCTGCATTTCATGA
- a CDS encoding peptide-methionine (R)-S-oxide reductase, whose amino-acid sequence MRIQGWPSFAKPVEPKNVDERSDQSHGMTRTEVRSIHGDSHLGHILDDGPKDLGGLRYCINSASLRFIPLDELESEGYGKYLELFEKKEQE is encoded by the coding sequence ATCCGCATCCAAGGGTGGCCAAGTTTCGCTAAACCAGTTGAACCGAAGAATGTGGACGAACGTTCAGATCAAAGTCACGGCATGACCCGAACGGAAGTGCGATCAATCCACGGTGACAGTCATTTAGGGCATATCCTTGACGATGGCCCCAAAGACCTTGGAGGACTGCGCTATTGCATAAACTCCGCGTCATTGCGCTTCATTCCCCTCGATGAGTTGGAGAGCGAAGGATACGGTAAATATCTCGAACTGTTTGAGAAGAAAGAACAGGAGTAA
- a CDS encoding SRPBCC family protein: MSHPLMEKPNAEQVLFSASAAVVMDGRYLAPPQDKDGKIWARTSAIVQADASELYALWRDVESAPKWQEQMTSVRRIGDVTSHWVMESDGEKIEWDSEILADEPGKRIAWRSIAGDSSNAGEVIFDTAPGDRGTLVTVLQEFHLGKIANAWETIVGRNPKQSVIENLRHFKAFAETGEIPRTQGQPHGPRGIIGKMKKSLYGETITTPPAEKAS, from the coding sequence ATGTCACACCCTTTGATGGAAAAACCGAATGCCGAACAGGTTCTATTTTCAGCGAGTGCAGCTGTCGTTATGGACGGGCGCTATTTGGCCCCGCCGCAAGATAAAGATGGAAAGATTTGGGCGAGAACGTCCGCCATCGTTCAGGCTGACGCCAGTGAACTCTATGCTCTGTGGAGGGACGTCGAGAGCGCTCCCAAGTGGCAAGAGCAAATGACGTCGGTGAGACGGATAGGCGACGTAACCTCCCACTGGGTCATGGAATCCGACGGGGAGAAAATCGAATGGGATTCCGAGATCCTTGCCGATGAGCCCGGCAAAAGAATCGCGTGGCGCTCCATCGCGGGGGATTCGAGCAATGCGGGCGAGGTCATCTTCGATACCGCCCCCGGAGACCGAGGGACGTTGGTTACGGTCTTGCAGGAGTTTCATCTTGGGAAGATCGCTAACGCCTGGGAGACGATTGTCGGACGCAATCCAAAACAATCTGTAATCGAAAATCTCCGACACTTCAAGGCATTCGCGGAGACTGGCGAGATTCCCCGCACGCAAGGCCAGCCGCATGGTCCTCGAGGAATTATTGGAAAGATGAAGAAGTCACTCTACGGGGAGACGATTACAACTCCGCCTGCCGAAAAGGCGAGCTGA
- a CDS encoding tyrosine-type recombinase/integrase: MAIFQRGEIWWYEFSFAGRRIRESSKSTSKTLARTAERNRKRELEEGFNNVSDTRHERVRTVGDLADDYLTAYKLRHPQSATFAEYAIAHVKRLVGSKMFVDCNEATLTSYQNERLNEGAAPKTINEEVGFLLRILDELGDILRVRLRKRKLLKLKVGKPIGKAYTDEEKARMLDQAKKARSPHIYPAIMLALNAGIRDAELKQLTWNQINLKRGYLTVGKSKTEAGEGRTIPLNSALSETMSEYAEWYQERFSAIQPDWYVFPFGKPRPSDPTRPVTTLKTAWNNVRKNAKVKGRWHDHRHTMITDLAESGAGDQTIMDIAGHVSKNMLKHYSHIRMEAKREALESIVKRPPTKKPLPKGSRNSKVA, translated from the coding sequence ATGGCGATCTTTCAGCGTGGTGAGATCTGGTGGTACGAGTTTTCCTTTGCGGGCAGACGGATAAGAGAATCCAGTAAGAGTACATCAAAAACACTCGCCCGAACCGCGGAGCGAAATCGAAAGCGAGAGCTCGAAGAGGGCTTCAACAATGTGTCAGACACACGACATGAAAGGGTAAGAACAGTCGGCGATTTGGCAGACGATTACCTGACAGCTTACAAGTTGCGTCATCCGCAGTCAGCGACGTTTGCCGAGTACGCCATAGCCCACGTCAAGAGACTCGTGGGATCCAAAATGTTTGTGGATTGCAACGAAGCGACCCTAACTTCTTATCAAAACGAGCGCCTCAATGAAGGCGCCGCGCCGAAAACGATCAACGAGGAGGTGGGCTTTTTGCTTCGCATTCTAGACGAGCTCGGAGATATTCTTCGCGTCCGCCTCCGGAAGAGAAAGCTACTAAAACTTAAGGTTGGCAAGCCCATCGGCAAAGCCTATACCGATGAAGAAAAGGCAAGAATGCTAGACCAAGCAAAGAAGGCGCGTTCTCCTCATATCTATCCGGCCATTATGCTCGCCCTGAATGCTGGCATACGGGATGCCGAGCTGAAACAGCTCACTTGGAATCAGATCAATTTGAAACGCGGCTACCTGACAGTAGGCAAGAGCAAAACCGAGGCCGGTGAAGGACGCACAATTCCCCTGAACTCCGCTCTATCGGAAACGATGAGCGAATATGCTGAGTGGTACCAGGAGAGATTTTCAGCAATCCAGCCGGACTGGTATGTGTTCCCTTTCGGGAAGCCGCGTCCGAGCGATCCTACAAGACCGGTCACGACTCTGAAGACTGCATGGAACAACGTGCGCAAAAACGCCAAGGTTAAGGGACGCTGGCATGATCATCGCCACACCATGATCACCGATCTAGCCGAAAGCGGAGCAGGAGACCAGACCATCATGGACATCGCCGGTCATGTCTCGAAGAACATGCTCAAGCACTATAGCCACATTCGAATGGAAGCGAAGCGCGAAGCGCTCGAATCGATCGTCAAGCGACCACCGACGAAAAAGCCCCTCCCGAAGGGTTCTCGAAATTCGAAGGTCGCGTAG
- a CDS encoding Gfo/Idh/MocA family oxidoreductase: MPITELSRRTFLHSVAATALSASSFAQEPGGKINQVDEVQLSQIHGPSEQNEKAPGPFLPMDQRIGFAIVGLGRLSLNQILPAFGHSQYCKPVALVSGDREKALKVAGQYGIAPTAIYNYANFDQLGKNPEVKVIYVVLPNGMHEEYVVRGARTGKHILCEKPMATGSREAEHMISACKEAKVKLMIAYRQQYEPHNLALRQLVTEGKLGALRGFVSSNSQQQGDPTQWRLKKSLSGGGCLPDVGLYCLNASRFLSGEEPTEVMATIFQPKDDPRFTEVEASCSFSLKFPSGFAATCTTSYDVHKSQFLRLEGTKAWADMSPAYGYHGNRLKWSHLDGDRETEIVPQIEEEDQFALEMDHFAECILEGKTPHTPGEEGLKDHRIMEAIYDSARTRRIVVVST, encoded by the coding sequence ATGCCTATCACTGAACTTTCTCGTCGTACCTTTCTTCACTCAGTGGCCGCCACCGCATTGAGCGCGAGCTCGTTCGCGCAAGAGCCGGGAGGAAAGATCAATCAGGTTGACGAAGTTCAGCTTTCTCAGATTCACGGTCCATCCGAACAAAATGAAAAAGCTCCGGGCCCTTTCCTTCCTATGGACCAGCGCATTGGTTTTGCGATCGTCGGCCTAGGAAGACTTTCACTCAATCAGATACTTCCGGCTTTTGGCCATTCTCAATACTGCAAACCGGTGGCTTTAGTGAGTGGCGATCGCGAGAAGGCGCTAAAGGTCGCGGGCCAATATGGTATCGCCCCTACCGCGATCTATAACTATGCAAATTTTGATCAATTGGGCAAGAACCCAGAAGTCAAAGTGATTTATGTGGTGTTGCCAAACGGAATGCACGAAGAGTATGTCGTTCGTGGGGCGAGAACAGGCAAACACATTCTTTGCGAGAAACCGATGGCGACCGGCTCCCGCGAGGCTGAACATATGATTTCAGCCTGCAAAGAGGCCAAAGTAAAGCTCATGATCGCCTATCGACAACAGTACGAGCCTCATAACCTCGCGCTCCGGCAACTGGTAACTGAAGGTAAACTCGGCGCATTGCGCGGCTTCGTATCCTCGAACTCTCAACAGCAGGGCGATCCTACTCAGTGGCGACTAAAAAAATCTCTGTCTGGCGGAGGCTGCCTTCCTGATGTGGGTCTGTACTGTCTGAATGCCTCACGCTTTCTATCTGGAGAAGAACCGACAGAGGTGATGGCCACTATCTTTCAACCGAAAGATGACCCACGTTTCACCGAAGTAGAAGCGAGCTGCAGTTTCAGCCTGAAGTTCCCCAGTGGTTTTGCGGCGACCTGCACCACCAGCTACGACGTTCACAAAAGTCAGTTTCTCCGGCTTGAAGGAACAAAAGCGTGGGCTGATATGTCTCCCGCCTACGGCTACCACGGCAATCGCCTTAAGTGGTCGCATCTTGACGGCGATAGAGAGACTGAGATAGTCCCGCAGATAGAGGAAGAAGACCAATTTGCCTTAGAAATGGATCATTTCGCGGAGTGCATCCTGGAAGGCAAGACGCCTCACACCCCCGGTGAGGAAGGCCTCAAAGATCATAGGATTATGGAAGCAATTTACGATTCTGCCCGAACCCGCCGAATCGTCGTGGTTTCCACATGA
- a CDS encoding CAP domain-containing protein, whose product MSITFATLLLATARVLPAQGLESSGNLTVAEQYLLAAANEDRVSQGLQPLRFDPVLAEASAVHAREMAAHAEISHQFNGEPTLAERGSNVGAHFSLITENVAEAPTSVIIHNLWMHSPGHRANLLDPNVDSIGIAIVTRDHQLYAVEDFASTVQTLSLNQQERTVASVIAQSGMRVAATTEEARRTCTMSSGYAGSRQPWYIMRYTAGSLNQIPDQLKSKLASGKYHQAVVGACSTTRNSPFTAYNIAVLLYP is encoded by the coding sequence TTGTCCATCACGTTCGCAACGTTGCTGCTCGCGACTGCGCGCGTACTTCCGGCCCAGGGCCTCGAATCCTCAGGAAATCTCACAGTAGCCGAGCAATACCTTCTCGCCGCCGCGAACGAAGACCGCGTCAGTCAAGGACTTCAGCCACTTCGCTTCGACCCCGTCCTTGCAGAAGCCTCCGCCGTCCACGCTCGCGAGATGGCCGCGCACGCCGAAATCTCCCATCAATTCAATGGAGAACCCACGCTCGCGGAACGCGGATCCAATGTTGGCGCGCACTTCAGCCTCATCACAGAAAACGTAGCCGAAGCCCCCACCTCCGTCATCATTCACAATCTCTGGATGCACTCGCCCGGCCACCGTGCCAACCTGCTCGATCCCAACGTAGATTCGATCGGAATCGCTATCGTGACCCGCGATCACCAGCTCTACGCGGTAGAAGACTTCGCCAGCACAGTTCAAACGCTCTCGCTCAACCAGCAGGAGCGCACAGTTGCCAGCGTTATCGCACAATCAGGCATGCGCGTTGCCGCCACCACCGAAGAGGCTCGTCGGACATGCACAATGTCCTCCGGCTACGCGGGTTCTCGCCAACCCTGGTACATCATGCGGTATACCGCCGGAAGCTTGAACCAAATTCCCGACCAACTCAAAAGCAAACTGGCGTCGGGCAAATATCACCAGGCCGTAGTCGGAGCCTGCTCGACAACACGAAACAGCCCCTTCACGGCCTATAACATCGCCGTCCTCCTCTACCCTTAG